In Carya illinoinensis cultivar Pawnee chromosome 9, C.illinoinensisPawnee_v1, whole genome shotgun sequence, the following are encoded in one genomic region:
- the LOC122275494 gene encoding berberine bridge enzyme-like 28: MKPVSSSMLIPFVITLLFSFLWATSAHTHEDFLQCLTLHAGNSTSSISQVIYTPANSSYSSVLEFSIQNPRFSTPTTPKPLVIVTPSHISQIQAAIKCSQKHDMQIRVRSGGHDSEGLSYVSYVPFVIIDLINLHSINVDVENGTAWVEAGAILGEVYYKIAEKSRNFGFPAGVCPTVGVGGHFSGGGYGTLLRKYGIAADNIVDAQMIDVKGRILDRESMGEDLFWAIRGGGGASFGVIVAWKIKLVHVPSTVTVFTVNRNLEQNATKLVHRWQYVADKLDEDLIILISLRAANSSQEGRRTIQVSFNSLYLGGIDNLLSLMQESFPELGLVREDCSEMSWIESTLYFAGFPSGESLDVLLSRTPRIRPNFFKAKSDYVMKPIPEVGLEGIWERFYQKEAKEAILALIPYGGRMSEISESAIPFPHRVGNIYKILYLVNWEEEGIVESKRHISWIRRFYSYMVAYVSKSPRAAYVNYRDLDIGTNSKKGNTSYKRASTWGTKYFKSNFNRLVHVKTMVDPTNFFKNEQSIPPLSS; encoded by the coding sequence atgaaaccCGTTAGCTCTTCAATGCTTATTCCATTTGTTATTActcttcttttctcatttttatggGCAACTTCGGCTCACACTCATGAAGACTTTCTTCAATGCCTGACCCTTCATGCTGGAAACTCCACctcctcaatttctcaagtcatTTACACCCCTGCCAATTCCTCATATTCATCTGTATTGGAATTCTCCATACAAAATCCTAGATTCTCAACACCTACCACCCCGAAACCTCTAGTCATTGTTACGCCATCACATATCTCCCAAATTCAAGCAGCCATTAAATGTTCCCAAAAACATGACATGCAAATAAGAGTTAGAAGTGGTGGTCATGATTCTGAGGGCCTTTCTTATGTTTCTTATGTTCCATTTGTCATAATCGATCTGATAAATCTTCATTCAATCAATGTTGATGTAGAAAATGGCACTGCATGGGTTGAAGCTGGCGCCATTCTCGGTGAAGTATACTATAAGATTGCCGAGAAAAGTAGAAACTTTGGCTTTCCTGCAGGAGTTTGCCCGACTGTGGGTGTTGGTGGACACTTCAGTGGGGGAGGGTACGGCACCTTGTTGCGCAAATATGGCATTGCTGCAGATAATATTGTTGACGCCCAAATGATTGATGTTAAAGGCAGAATCCTCGACAGAGAATCCATGGGAGAAGATCTATTTTGGGCCATTCGAGGAGGTGGAGGGGCCAGCTTCGGAGTCATTGTTGCGTGGAAAATCAAGCTGGTTCATGTTCCATCAACTGTGACTGTATTCACAGTTAATAGGAACTTGGAACAAAATGCAACCAAGCTTGTTCATCGGTGGCAATATGTTGCAGACAAGCTTGATGAGGACCTAATCATTTTAATCAGCTTAAGGGCTGCCAATTCTAGCCAAGAAGGGAGGAGAACAATACAAGTTTCATTTAATTCCTTGTATCTCGGAGGGATAGATAATCTCCTTTCATTGATGCAAGAGAGTTTCCCTGAATTGGGTTTGGTAAGAGAAGATTGCTCTGAAATGAGCTGGATTGAATCTACACTCTACTTCGCCGGGTTTCCAAGTGGGGAATCCTTGGATGTACTGCTAAGCAGGACTCCTCGAATAAGACcaaattttttcaaagcaaaGTCTGACTACGTGATGAAACCTATTCCAGAAGTTGGCTTGGAAGGGATTTGGGAGAGATTTTACCAAAAAGAGGCCAAGGAAGCTATATTGGCTTTGATTCCGTATGGGGGAAGAATGAGTGAAATCTCGGAATCTGCAATTCCTTTCCCACATAGAGTTGGTAACATCTACAAAATCCTTTACTTAGTGAATTGGGAAGAGGAAGGAATTGTGGAATCCAAGAGGCATATAAGTTGGATCAGAAGGTTTTACAGTTACATGGTTGCCTATGTTTCAAAATCCCCAAGGGCTGCATACGTCAATTATAGGGACCTTGACATAGGAACAAATAGTAAGAAAGGCAACACAAGCTATAAACGGGCAAGTACATGGGGTACTAAATATTTCAAGAGCAACTTTAACAGGTTGGTTCATGTGAAGACCATGGTCGATCCCACTAATTTCTTTAAGAATGAACAAAGTATCCCGCCTCTTTCATCCTAG